ATAAGCTTCACAACTTTGTCTATCCAATGCATGCTTGTGAACGTGCATATGCTTTATGCCGCTTTCTGTCTTGATTTCATCAATTATCTTGATTCCATCATGGGAATGTGAATGCTCGCCATCATTGTGGAAATGATAATGGCTGTGTTCCACATTTTCAGTATCTATCTTCTTTATTGAATCGTCGAATTTTCTGTCATAGAGCAATGCAGCATTCAATACGACAAGACATGAACCTGCATTATGAACAATAGCACCGGTTACCGGATTCAAGAGCCCCAATACGGAACAGACAATGGCCGCTGCATTGATTGCCATTGAAATTATGATGTTTGCCTTGATTGTAAACAAGGTTGAATTTGAAAGTTTCTTAAGATATGGAATCTTGCCTATGTCATCCCCTAAAAGTGCAATGTCCGCCGCTTCTATTGCAACATCACTTCCAACTGAACCCATTGCAACGCTTACATCAGCAGTCTTAAGTGCAGGAGCATCGTTTACCCCATCTCCAATCATACAGACTTTCTTGCCTTCCGCTTTAAGCCTTTCAATCCAATCAAGCTTTTCTTGAGGGAGCAGATTACCATATACCTTTCCGATTCCAACCTGAGAAGCGAAATAATTAGCAGTTTCAGTATTATCTCCAGTGAGTAATATAGTCTCAGTTCCTAAATCATGCAAGTTTTTAATCATATCTTTAGAATCTTCACGTATTACATCAGATAATCCGATTAAACCTATTACTTCATCATTTAATGCGACAACAATTGAAGCTTTTCCTTCATGTTTCAACTGATTCAATATGGAATCAACATTTACATCAATATTGTTTTCTGATAGAAATTTGGAGTTTCCTGCATATACCTGACCATAAGAATTTTTACAGCTTACCCCTTTTCCAGGATACATATTAAAGTCTTGTGGTTCTTCAATATCAATTTTAGCTTCTTTTGCCTTTTCAACAATAGCCTTAGCCAATGGATGCTCGCTTAATTTCTCACAGGAGGCAACTATGTTCAAAACATCCATTTCATCCAAATCATCTTTTAGGGATATAATATCTGAAACCGCTAAATTACCGTAAGTCAAAGTACCTGTCTTATCGAAGACCAGGGTATTCAATCCGCCTAATGTTTCAAGGGCCTCACCAGACTTAATCAATACTCCATATTTTGTTGCCTGGCCGATGGCTGCCATAATCGCTGTTGGAGTTGCAAGTATCAATGCGCATGGACAGAATACAACAAGCACTGTAACTCCCCTTTCAACATTTCCGGTTATTAGCCATGCGGCAATTGCAATGAACAATGCTACAGGAACAAGCCAAGTTGCCCATTTGTCTGCAATCCTTTGGGTTGGAGCCTGCTTCTCATCAGCGGCCTTCACAAGGTCAATCAGTTTTTGGAGTGAGGAATTTTCTCCTA
The sequence above is drawn from the Methanobrevibacter sp. genome and encodes:
- a CDS encoding cation-translocating P-type ATPase; the encoded protein is MIDEITDYLFGLKMTIISGIFLLIAIIFMIFGIDVPIYLNPAWGAVIISGIPMLLLAMTRLIREKWVSSALLIAIAMVASLLIGEIFAAGEVAWIMALGALLEDWTVERAKKGLRNLINLTPETGRRIVDGKEEMISVDDIKIGDILRILPGESVPVDGEIINGTTSLDQSIMTGESLPIDKEVGDEVFCGTMNMYGAIDIKATSLGENSSLQKLIDLVKAADEKQAPTQRIADKWATWLVPVALFIAIAAWLITGNVERGVTVLVVFCPCALILATPTAIMAAIGQATKYGVLIKSGEALETLGGLNTLVFDKTGTLTYGNLAVSDIISLKDDLDEMDVLNIVASCEKLSEHPLAKAIVEKAKEAKIDIEEPQDFNMYPGKGVSCKNSYGQVYAGNSKFLSENNIDVNVDSILNQLKHEGKASIVVALNDEVIGLIGLSDVIREDSKDMIKNLHDLGTETILLTGDNTETANYFASQVGIGKVYGNLLPQEKLDWIERLKAEGKKVCMIGDGVNDAPALKTADVSVAMGSVGSDVAIEAADIALLGDDIGKIPYLKKLSNSTLFTIKANIIISMAINAAAIVCSVLGLLNPVTGAIVHNAGSCLVVLNAALLYDRKFDDSIKKIDTENVEHSHYHFHNDGEHSHSHDGIKIIDEIKTESGIKHMHVHKHALDRQSCEAY